The following coding sequences lie in one Mesorhizobium sp. DCY119 genomic window:
- a CDS encoding DUF2274 domain-containing protein: MTKLKLGAIADEKPVKVMLELPAGLHRDLVTYAEVLSRESGQQVDHPVRLIVPMLQRFIATDRGFARSRKTSGAS; this comes from the coding sequence ATGACGAAGCTGAAGCTCGGCGCAATTGCCGACGAGAAGCCGGTTAAGGTGATGCTGGAACTCCCGGCCGGACTGCACCGTGATCTTGTGACCTACGCCGAGGTGCTGTCACGCGAGTCAGGACAACAGGTGGATCACCCTGTTCGGCTTATTGTTCCGATGCTGCAGCGTTTCATCGCAACCGATCGAGGCTTCGCGCGCTCCCGCAAGACTTCGGGTGCGTCGTAG
- a CDS encoding TrbI/VirB10 family protein translates to MSETEIGNTTEASHATSGTASTMRLRTDAPRVTRISRRVLAGLGLVAGLGIGGALIYALQTDNRQQQGDELFTTERRQTADGLQSLPSDYSGIPELGPPLPGDLGGPIKRAREEGRPIPAEVIPAPQPDPEEQRRLAEMEAARTSEIFFQTRSATATGLPTFQPTLGGTAPNLTGAGSQDKQLAFLNADVDRRTVAPDRVTAAASPYVLQAGSVIPAALITGIRSDLPGQITAQVTQHIYDSPTGSLLIIPQGTRIIGEYDNGVAFGQRRILLVWNRLIFPNGRSIVLERLPGADTAGYAGLEDSVDYHWWDLMKAAGLSTLLTVGAELTMSDEDRLIQAIRSGAQDTINDAGQQIIQRQLQVAPTLTIRPGFPVRVIVTRDLVLEPYGATQ, encoded by the coding sequence ATGAGCGAGACGGAAATCGGCAATACGACCGAAGCTTCGCACGCGACATCGGGCACCGCGTCGACCATGCGGCTGCGCACCGACGCGCCGCGTGTCACCCGGATCTCCCGCAGGGTGCTCGCCGGCCTTGGCCTCGTCGCCGGTCTCGGCATAGGTGGCGCCCTGATCTATGCGCTCCAGACCGACAATCGGCAGCAGCAGGGCGATGAATTGTTCACGACCGAGCGGCGCCAGACGGCGGATGGTTTGCAGAGCCTGCCGTCAGACTACAGCGGCATCCCTGAGCTTGGCCCTCCACTTCCCGGAGACCTCGGCGGCCCCATCAAGCGCGCCAGGGAGGAGGGGCGACCGATCCCAGCCGAGGTGATACCCGCACCACAGCCCGATCCGGAGGAACAGAGGCGTCTTGCTGAAATGGAAGCGGCGCGCACGAGCGAAATCTTCTTCCAGACGCGATCCGCGACCGCTACGGGTCTTCCGACCTTCCAGCCGACGCTCGGCGGAACGGCGCCGAACCTCACCGGAGCCGGATCACAGGACAAGCAACTCGCTTTCCTCAATGCCGATGTCGACCGTCGCACCGTCGCGCCCGACCGGGTGACGGCGGCGGCCTCGCCCTATGTGCTTCAGGCGGGGTCTGTCATTCCCGCCGCGCTCATCACCGGAATCCGGTCCGACCTTCCCGGCCAGATCACCGCGCAGGTCACGCAGCACATCTACGACAGCCCGACCGGCAGTCTGCTCATCATTCCTCAAGGGACGAGGATCATTGGCGAATACGACAATGGGGTCGCCTTTGGGCAACGGCGCATCCTGCTGGTCTGGAATCGGCTGATCTTCCCCAATGGGCGATCGATTGTTCTCGAGCGTCTGCCTGGCGCGGACACGGCCGGTTATGCCGGTCTAGAGGACAGCGTGGATTATCATTGGTGGGATCTGATGAAAGCCGCCGGCTTGTCGACCCTGCTCACTGTCGGTGCGGAACTGACCATGAGCGACGAGGATCGGCTCATCCAGGCGATCCGCAGTGGCGCCCAGGACACCATCAATGACGCAGGCCAACAGATCATCCAGAGGCAATTGCAGGTCGCCCCGACGCTGACCATTCGGCCCGGCTTTCCGGTCAGGGTGATCGTCACCCGAGACTTGGTCTTAGAGCCCTACGGAGCTACCCAATGA